From Pseudomonas sp. G.S.17, the proteins below share one genomic window:
- a CDS encoding transporter substrate-binding domain-containing protein, producing the protein MNTFFARNTLTALGLVLCAGLAHADATLDKIQQRHKVSIGVILSGPPFGTIDPKTGEHLGYNVELAKGIAKQLGVELETVSVLAPNRVQFLQQGKVDLLIANMQYTDERAQILDYAPTPYEEVGGAALIRKGAGITQWADLKGKPVCVSQGSNFIKPLQETYGAEIKAFRSQSESLLSLRGNGCVAAVHVSPTMHALLDDADWSGYETPLPSDLIPSNSVIWVRKGEHDVQARLDAIIRDWHRSGWLIDVGQRTGMAPSQALRELHEKYKSAAPLAVTP; encoded by the coding sequence ATGAACACATTCTTCGCCCGCAACACCCTGACCGCTCTGGGGCTGGTGCTTTGCGCTGGCCTGGCCCACGCCGATGCAACCCTGGACAAGATCCAGCAGCGTCATAAAGTCAGCATCGGCGTGATTCTCAGCGGTCCGCCGTTCGGCACCATCGACCCGAAAACCGGGGAGCATCTGGGCTACAACGTCGAGCTGGCCAAAGGCATTGCCAAGCAACTGGGCGTCGAACTGGAAACTGTTTCGGTACTGGCGCCCAATCGCGTGCAGTTCCTGCAACAGGGCAAGGTTGATCTGCTGATCGCCAACATGCAGTACACCGACGAGCGCGCGCAGATTCTCGATTACGCGCCGACACCTTATGAAGAAGTCGGCGGCGCCGCATTGATCCGCAAAGGCGCCGGCATCACCCAGTGGGCAGACCTCAAAGGCAAGCCGGTGTGCGTGTCCCAGGGCAGCAACTTCATCAAGCCGTTGCAGGAAACCTACGGCGCCGAGATCAAGGCATTCCGCAGCCAGTCCGAGTCGCTGTTGTCGTTGCGCGGCAATGGCTGCGTAGCGGCGGTGCACGTCAGCCCGACCATGCACGCGTTGCTCGACGATGCCGATTGGTCCGGCTACGAAACGCCGCTGCCGAGCGACCTGATCCCGTCCAATTCAGTGATCTGGGTACGCAAGGGCGAACACGACGTGCAGGCCAGACTCGACGCGATCATTCGCGACTGGCATCGCAGCGGCTGGTTGATCGACGTCGGTCAGCGTACCGGCATGGCCCCGTCCCAGGCCTTGCGTGAGCTGCACGAGAAGTACAAAAGCGCTGCGCCTCTGGCCGTAACGCCATGA